In Vicinamibacterales bacterium, the genomic stretch GCTCCCTGTCGCGCCAGTTGAAGACCGTCCGACGGCCGACCCGGACGAGACGTCCACGCCGGCCACCGGCAACGACCCCGCGGCGCCGGCCGGGCCCGGCCCGGCAGCCGCCTCGGCCGACCCCACGTCGGCCGCTCCCGCCGAGCCGCCGCCGTTCACGCCGATCGACTTCTTCGTGTACGACTGGCGTGACGCCGACGTGACGCCGCCGGAGCCAATCCAACAGGCCGTGTCGGGGTGGTGGGGGTCGCGCGGGGCGCCGGAGCCGGGCACACCGCTCGGTGCGCTGGACATGCTGGTGGACGAGCAGGGCAACGTCACAGACGCCAAGATCTACGTCTCGGTCAGCCGCGTGTACGACGCCGTGCTGCTGCAATCGGTCAAGGCCTGGAAGTACCGGCCGGCGCTGCGCGGTGGCCGGCCCGTGAAGTACCGGCGCGTCAGCGACGTCGTCGCGGGCCGCTGAGCCCGATGCCGGTCGCGGCCGGAGTGTTACCGCGGCTGCGCATCGTCGCGACGGACCCGCCCGCCGGTCCCGAAGTTCGTCCCGAGGTCTGCCCGGTTCGTGGCAAGATGAGCGCGAGTCGCCCCCGCGGTAGGAGGCTGTCCGCCTGACGCACGTTTTCATCTGCCGGGAATTCCCACCGGCTGCGTATCCCCCAGGGGGAATCGGTACGTATGTGCAGCATGCGGCGAGGCTCCTGGCGGACGCCGGCGAACGCGTGCACGTCGTCGCCCACCGCTGGGACGGCGCCCCGCGCCGCAGGGACGTGTCCGTCGACGGCCGTCTGATCGTCCACAGGCTCGCCCTCGACGACGCCCCGGCGCCGGCCGAGCTCAGCGGCCCGCACGCGAGCTACGCGCCGCTCGTCGCCGCGGCCTTGCTCGCCTCGCCCTATCCGACCCAGGCCTTCGCCTGGCAGGCCGCGCGCCTGGTCGAGCAGCTCGTCGTCGACGAGCCCATCGACGTGATCGAGGCACAGGAGTGGGAGGCCCCGCTGGCCTACTTCCAACTCCGCCGCGCGGCCGGGCTCGGCCCGTCGGTGCGCCCGCCCTGCGTGGTGCACGTCCATTCGCCGACCGAGCGCATCTTCGCGGCCAACGGCTGGGACACGGCCGTGGCGGACTTCGCTCCCGCGGCGGCGCTGGAGGCCTATTCGATTCAGACGGCCGACGCCGTCCTGTGTCCGAGCCGCTTCATCGCCGACGAGACGATCGCGCGTTACGGTCTCGACCCGGGTCGGGTGACGGTGGTGCCGTATCCGCGTGGCGACACGCCCCTGGTGGAGCGTTCCTCCGAGGTATGGGCCTCGCCGACGGTGTGCCACGTGGGCCGGCTCGAGCCACGCAAGGGCGTCGTCGAGTGGGCCCAGGCCATCGCGGCGGTCGCGCCCGCGCATCCCGCGGCGCGGTTCGATTTCATCGGCGGCGACACGCCGATGGCGGTCACCGGCGGCACGACCGTGGGCGACGTGATGCGCCGTCACCTGCCGCGGGCGGTGCGCCGCCAGGTCCGGTTCCATGGTTCCGTCGACCGCGCGGGCGTGGCCGCACTGCTCGGGCACGCCTCGGCGGCTGTCGTGCCCTCGCGCTGGGAGAACTTCCCGTACAGCTGCATCGAGGCCATGTCCACCGGCCTGCCCGTGCTGGCGTCTCCGCATGGCGGCATGCGCGAACTCGTCGTCGACGGCGAGTCGGGCTGGATCGCGGCCGACGCGACGCCCGAGGCCCTCGCGCGCGCCCTCGCCAGGGTACTCGCCGTGTCTGGCGAGGCGAAGCAGGCCATGGGGCGCTCGGCGGCGGCCACGGTGCGACGGGTGTGCGACAGCGCGTCGGTCGTCGGCCAGCATCTGGCGTGGAAGTCCGGGCTCTCCGCTCGGCCCATTCCCGTCGTGCACGCCTCGCGGCCCTCGAGGCCGGCCGATGACGCGCGGGCGCCTGCCGCCTCGGATCGGGTGGCCTGGCCCGTCATCGCCTGCTCACCGGACGGCGAGAGCGCGGCGCTCGACGCCGCTCGCCACGCGGTGGCCGGCGGGGCGTCCGGCGTGGTGCTGACCGAGGCCGGGGCGACCGTGGACGGTGGTGCACTCGACGGGGTCCTGGCCTGGATGGACCGCGAGCCCGCCCTTGGACTCGTGTCGGGCTGGACTCTCGACGACGGGTCCCCGGCGCGCCTCGTCCTGCCGCCGGTGCTGGCCCGTCCGCTCGTCCTGGAGTCCGGTGCCGCCTCGCCCGCCGTCCTCGTGCGGGCCGAGGTGGTCCGCGCCTGTCCGGCCGCCTCGCGACTCGCGCTCTTCGACGCCGCGGCCGCCAGCGGGTGGAGCAGCGCCCTGTGGCCGGGCGTGCTGGCCAGGGGGACGGGCCTGGGCGGCGTGCGACCGCGCCGCCGCTACTCGTCGATGGCCCTGGCCGTCCAGCGCCTGCACATGCCGGTGCTGCAGTGGCTGCGTGAATGCTCGGCGGAGGACCGGCGCCGGTTCGTCGCCGACGGGCTCAAGCATCCGGGCCGCTCGGTCCGCTGGGTCGCCGATCGGGCCGCGCGCGTGCTCCGTGCGGGCGCGCGGCAGGGACCGGCCGAACCGCCGCCGTCGAGCAGCCGACGTCCGCCTCAGGTATCGTAACCGTTTCACCACGTCCCAATGTCCGCGCCCCGTGTCTCCGTCGTGATCGCCGCGTACAACGCGGGCCAGTTCATCGAGGCGACGTGCCGTTCGGCCATGCGGCAGACGTTTCGGGCCTTGGAGATCGTGGTGGTCGACGACGGGTCCACCGATGACACCGCCGACATCGTGCAGGCGCTGTCGGCGGAGGATCCGCGGGTGCGGCTCCTGCGACAGCCGAACCAGGGGGTGGCCGCCGCCCGCAATCTGGCCATCGCCGAGTCCACCGGCGAGTACGTCGCGCCCCTGGACGCGGACGATCTGTGGGATCCGACCAAGATTCAGCGCCAGGTGGAGGCCCTCGACGCGGCGGCGCCCGCGGCGGCGATGGCCTACTGCTGGTGGGCGTGGATCGACGTGGTGGGCCGGGTGCTGGATCGGTCGCCGCGCTGGCAGGTCGAGGGCCGCGTCCTCGATCGCCTCGTAGAGGTGAACTTCACGGGCAGTGCCAGCGTGCCGCTCTTCAGGCGCGACGCCCTCGAGGCCGCGGGTGGGTACGATCCCGTCCTGCGCGACAACGGCTGCCAGGGCTGCGAGGACTGGGACGTGGCCCTGCGCGTGGCCGCGGCGCATCCCGTCGTGGTCGTGCCCGCGACCCTGGTCGCCTACCGCCGCCGCGACGACAGCATGTCCTCGGCCTGCGACACGATGTGGCGCTCGCGCCTCGCCGTGATGCACAGCCTCGCGGAGCGGACCCCCTCGATCACGCCGGCGGTCCTGCGCCGGTCGAAGGGCCAGTTCGCGCTGTATCTCGCGGGGGTGTCGTACTGGGCGGGCGATACATGGGGCGCCTGCCGCTGGGCGCTCCGATCGGGGCCCCTGCGGCTGCTCGCCGCCGTGACGCCGCACGTCGCGCGACTGCTGGTCCGGCGCCCACGCGCCGCCACCGACGCGCTCATGCGGGTGCCAGAGGACATCCGTCTCGCGCACCTCGACCTGCCCGAACCGCTCATCCCGTACGACCGCATCTACGCGCGCTACTGGCAGGGGCGCGACCCGCGATGACGCTCGCCGGTTCCGCCCTCCGGATCCGTACGCTGCCGGGCCTCGCCGCCATCGCCGAGTCGAAGGCGGGCCAGACGCTGGGCGTGGTGCTGGCCACCCTGCTCGTCGGGCTGTGGCACGCGGCCAACGACGGCCTGTGGTTCCAGGGGGACTCGCCCCGCCACGCGGCCACCGGCCAGTTCTACTGGGATCTGCTGACGGCGATGCCCCGTCACCCCCTGGACTACGCCTTGAGCTACTTCGCCCGGTACCCCGTCATCGTGCTGGGCGCGTATCCGCCGCTCTTCCACCTCGCCGAGGCCGCCGTGTTCGGGGTCACGGGCCCCTCGGCCTACGCCGCCAAGGGCCTGGTGCTCATGTCGGCGGCGGCGATGGGCGTCTACGCGATGCTCTGGGGGCGACGGTGGATCGGGCCGCTGGCCGGGTGGGCCGGCGCCTGCACGGTGCTGCTGCCGTGGATGGTCCAGTTCTCGAACGCCGTGCTCCTGAACGTCCCGGCGGCCGCCCTCGGCTTCGGGGCGTTGTATCACTGCCAGGCCTGGATCGACACCGGCGCCCGGCGCGACCGCGCGTGGTTCGCGGTGTTCACGGGCGCGGCCGTCCTCACCTACGTGCCCGGTGCGATCGTCGTGCCGATGGCCATGACCTGGATGCTGCTCTCGCTGCGCCACCTCGACGCGCGCGTGCTCTGGGTGCCGGCTGCCGGCCTCGTGACGGCGGTCGCGGTCGCGGCCGTGGTCCTGCCGGAGCAGTTCGCGCGTCAGGGGCCGTCGCTGGCCCGGCTCACCGATCCCATCAACTGGCGCTACTACGCCGAACTGGCCCCGCGGGGCCTGTCGTGGACCTGGATCGCGCTCGGTGCGGCAGGCGTCGTCGCGGGCGTGTCCACCGTGGCGCTACGGCGCGTCACGCTGCGCCTGATGCTGGCGACGCTCGCCGCCGCGCTCTGCCTGGCGGTCCTGCCGGCGCGCGACGTGCGCTACGCCGTCGTCTGCGGTCCGCTGCTGGTCCTGGCCGGATTCGTCGCGGTGGCCTGGGCGGCGGACCGCGCGGGCTCGTGGCGCCCCGCGGCCGCGGCCGCGGCCGTGGCCGTGCTGCTCGGCGGGTCCGTGTCCACCGCGCTGGCGACGCCGCTCAAGCGCGTGTCGGGCATCGACGCCGTCGCCGATTACCTGCGGAAAAATGGTCCGACCGACAGCGTCCTCTACAGCGGCGTGTACGATGGCGTCTTCAGTTTCTACGTGCGCGCGATGGACCCCGGATTCGAGCGCCGCGTCGTGCTCTCCAGCCGATTCCTCGGCGAGATGCGGCAGGAGGCGGACTTCACCTGGCGCGAGACGCTGCGGGTGCAGACGCCGGCCGACGTCGTCGCGCTCGTGCAGCGGGCGTCGGGCTGCCGCTGGGTGGCCGTCGAGGTCGGCGGCGACTGGCTGACGGCGTCCGACCGGCTCCTGATCGACGCACTCGGCCGCCCGGAGTTCGAACACGTCCGGTCGTTCGACGTGGAAGCCAGCCCCGTGCGACGCATCGATCTCTACCGGTTCCTGCCGGAGTTGCAGCCCGCGCCGCCCGTCGACCTCACGTTCCCGTCGTTCACCACCCGGGTCTTGCCCGGCGTCGCGCCCATTCCGGCGCGACGATGACCCTGCCCCCCCCAGCCCATGGCCCAAGACCCCCTCCATTCCCCGGCGCCCCGTGCGGGTCCACCCCTGCGCATCGCGCTCCTGTCGTTCGAGTACCCGCCCGAGACCGGCTTCGGCGGCATCGGCTCCTACACGTGGCATCACGCGCGCGGCCTGGCGGCGCTCGGCCACGAGGTACACGTGCTGGCGGGCGCCCGCGAGCCGACGCCGCTTCGCTCCGAGCAGGACGGCGGTGTGCACGTGCACCGCTACTGGGCCAGCGGGCCGATGATGGGCCTGTTCAACGGCCTCGGGAAGTTCCGGCTGTGGTGGACGCGCCAGCGGCTGCAGAACGCGTGGAGCATGTACCAGGGCCTTCGAACGTTGCACCACCGACACGCCTTCGACGTGGTGGAGATGCCCGAGTGCGGCGCCGAAGGAGCGCTGGTCACGCGTCTGCTCGACATTCCGAGCGTGGTGCGCCTCCACTCGCCGTCCCGGCTCATCATGGGGTCGTACGACGTGCGGCGTCTCGACATCGAAGCCTGCTCGGCCCTCGAACAGCCGGCGCTCCGCCACGCCACCGCGCTCACGTCGTGTTCGCGGTTCCTGGCCGACGAGGTGACCGACAAGCTCGGCGTCCTGCGCCAGATCGCCGTCATCACCAACGGGCTCGACGTGGGGTGGTTCGACCAGTCGTCGGCGCCGGTGGCGGTCTTCGAGAAGTACCAGGTGCCGCGGCGGCCCCTGACGATCGTCTTCACCGGGCGCATGGAGCGGCGGAAGGGCATCCACCTGCTGCCCGAGATCGCCGGGCACATCCTGGAGCGCCACGACGTCTCGTTCGTGCTCGCCGGCGCCGACCTGTTCGGCTACGTCCAGCAGACCCTCCTGCCCGCGCTCGCGTCGCGGCCCCTGAAGGGCTCGATCCACTGGCTCGGACCGCTGCCGCTCGGCGACCTGCGTCCGCTCGTGGCCGCGGCCGACATCTTCCTGCTGCCCAGCCTGTGGGAGAACTGCCCGTACTCGTGCCTCGAAGCGATGGCGGCGGGCCGCGCCATCGTGTGCGCGAACCAGGGCGGCATGCCGGAGCTCATCCGGCACGAGGAGAACGGCCTGCTGGCCGTGACCGAGGACGCCGCGTCGTTCACGGCGCAGGTCGAGCGCCTCGTCGGCGACGCGGAACTGCGCCGTCGCCTCGGCCGGGCGGCCCGGGCCACGCTGGAGTCCAGGCACGATCACGTGGGGATCGCGCGCCAGACCGTCGAGGTCTACCGGCGGGTCATGCGCGAGCGGCCGCGCGGGTCGCGATGAGGCCTCAGGCCCTCGCGGCGGCGCCGCCGTCGAGGTAGGGCCGGATGCGCTCGTGCAGGCGCCGTTCCGTGACGTGGATGTCGAACTCCGTCACGGCGCGTTCGCGTGCGCCGTCGGCCAGGCGGACGTAGGCGTCACGGTCGGTCAGCAGCCGGTAGATCGCGTCGGCCAGCGCCGCCGGATCGCGCTGGGGCACGATCACGCCCTCGAGGCCGTCGCGGGCCGCCTCGGAAATCGACCCGGCGTCGGTGGCCACGATCGGCAGGCCCGTGGACATCGCCTCGAGCACGGCCGTCGGAATGCCATCCTTGTCGCCGCTTCCGACTTCCACGTACGGCGCGACGAACAGGCGCGAGCCGGCCGCGATCGGCGCGAACTCGTGCTGCTGCTTCACGCCGTGGAGGACGACCGACTCCTGCAGGCCGAGCGCCGCGATGCGGTCCACGAGCTCGCGATGGCAGGCGGCGCTGGTCGGCGTGTTCGTGTCCACGCCGCCGACGACGTTCACGGTCACCGGCAGGCCGCGCGTCCGCAGCAGGTCCACCGCGTCCACGAGGTGGATGAGGCCCTTCTTCGGCTCGATGCGGTTGACGGCCACGAGCTGCGGCGGACCCGGCAGCGCGAGCCGGTCCGCCGCGGGGACATGGCGGAAGCGCGTCACGTCGATGCCGTTCGGTTTCACGATGATCTTGTCGTCGAACCGGCCGCCGCCGATCTCGCCGAGCTCCCGCTTGATCCGGGCGCTCGTGGCCACCACGATGTCCGCCGTCTCCAGGTGGAGGGGCACGAGCTTGAACACGTAGTCGCCCATCATGTGATCGGCGTAGGCCGTGATGCCGCGCGGGATCTGCAGGAGCCAGGCGGCCATCAGCGCGATGAACGACTGGTCGTAGAAGAAGTAGGTGTGCAGGTAGCGGGTGCCGGCCAGTTCGACGTGCCGCGCGAAGGTGAAGCCCGTGAGGACGATCGACTCCTGCAGCAGCGCCTCCGGCGTCCGGCCCGTGGCGTCGGCCAGCCTGGCCAGCAGCGCGTCGACGCGATCCGGGCGCGTGCGTCGGAAGTGGGCGAGGTCCTCCTGGCCGCGCGCCCAGTCGGTCTGCATCACGAGCCGCTGGTCCCAGAGGCCCGCGAAGGCCGCCGGCAGCTCCGACCTGGGATTCGTGTCGCAGCAGAACACGTGGCAATCGAGGCCCGTCCAGGCCAGCGCCGTCATCTCCTGGTAGACGAACGTCTGCGAGTGGATGGGGAAGCTCCAGCAGGCGGCCACGACGGCGCCCGGCCGGGCAAGGCCGACGCGGCGGGCGAGGCCCCTCAGCCGTAGCCGCGTGCGATTCCTCCAGTCGCGCCACTCGTGGAGCGCGCGGACGGTCGGGGCGCCAATCCGCCCGAGGTGCAGCCGGTTCCACAGCCGATCGCCGAGCAGCCACTCCGGCGCGCTCTTGAGACGGGCGATGGCCTCTGCCTGCGCGGCGGCTGCGGCCGCGGCCGCGGCCACCGTCGCCGCGTGGGCGTCCGCAGCGGTCCGCGCGGTTTCGGCTCTCGCGTCGTCGAGGGCGTCCTGCAGGTGCCGGGCCCGCTCGGCGGCCTCCTGCCGCTCCGAGTCGAGCGCGGCCTGGAGGCGCTGAGCCTGTTCGGCCGACTGCCGCCGTTCGGCCTCGAGAGCGGCTGCGTGCTCGCGGTCGGCCGCGGCGCGTTCACGCGCCGCGCGCTGCGCCGCTCCCTCGGCTCGCCAGGCGACGGCGGCCTCTTCCCGCGCGACTTCGGCCGCGGCGTGCCAGGCGAGCGCCCGGATCCTCTCGTCGTCAGGGCGTGTGCCGTGCGCGTTCGCCGGCGGCGAGAGGAGGGCCCGCACGGCCGCGAAGACCGTGCTGGATTCCGCGCACGCGGCCTCGAGACCCTGACCGGACAGCACTTCGACGGCCGTCATCGCGAGGCCATGCGCCTCGGAGTGGCGGGCGGCGCGGCCGAGGTGGCCCAGGAATGCCGCGGTGGCGGCGTCGCCGGCGCCTGGAGCGGGCCGCATGGCCTCGAGGGCCGCGGCGAGCACGCGGTTGGCCTCGAGCCGATAGACCACCGCACGGTCCGCGTCGAACCACACGGTGTTCGAGGGATGCAGCCGGTAGCCGAGCATCGGCGCCGGGTCGTACTCGAGTCCGCCGGCGGCCGCCGCCAGGAGGAACACCTGCCAGTCCAGGCAGAACTGCAGGCCCCGCAGGGCCGGGGCGCACGCCCGCAGGAAGGCCGTCCGCGCCACGATGTTGCTGCTGGTCACCAGGAAGTTACGTTCGAGCAGCTCGGCGACGAGATCGGCGGCCGGTGGCACGCGGCTGGTGTCGGCGTACCAGCGAACCCAGTCGGCGAGGCGGCGCCCATCGAACAGCGGGCGGAGCGTGTCCGTCGAGAGGGCGCGGTCGTCCACGTCGATGGGGATCACGCCCGTCGCCACGACGTGCGCCGTCGGCGAGGCCTCGAGTCGCGCGCGGCAGCGCTCGAGACGGTCCTCGGTGAAGACGTCGTCGGAGTTGAGGAGCGCCACGTACGGCGTGTCGATCCGCTCGAGGGCCGACAGGACGCTGTCGCCGAGCCCGAGGTTCGTCTGGTTCACGGTGACCGTGATCCGCGGGTCGGCAACGCTGGCGGCGCGGCCGGCCGTGTCGTCGGGCGACCGGTCGTCGACCACCACGATCCGGAAGGCCGGGTAGGTCTGCGCGAGGACGCTCTCGAGCGTGGCTTCGATGAAGGCCTCGTGGCGATACGCGGGCACCAGCACCGTGATGTCGGCCGCCCCGCCGCCGGGAGCGGGACGGCGCGGACCGCGCGCGCGCCAGGCGGTCGATCGGGGCGGGCGCGCGAGGGCGAGTGTGTCTGCGAGGGTGGCCAGCGACGACAGGCCGCTGGCCGCGATGGCCGCCGCCTCTGCCGACAGCAGCGCCGGCGCTGCCTCGGCATCCGCATAGACCGCGGCGAGACACGATCGGAACTCGGGGATGTCGTCGTCCACGACGAACTTCTGAACGAGCAGGCGAAGCCAGGCGCGCTGCCGGACCGCCTCCGCGGCCTGCGGGGAAGCGATGAGCTCCCGTGTCCAGGCGAGCAGTGACGGAGAGTGCCCGAGCGCCAGGAAGCTGCGGAGGAACGTCAGTGCCCTGGCCGGCTCCGCGAGCAGCGGCGAGTCGAGATCCGGAAAGGCCAGCGTGGCGGTCGTGGTGGGCACGTCCTGCTCGGCGCCAGCCAGGATCGCGTCGGCGCGGTCCCGCACGATCGTCCGGCTGGCGGCGACGAGCGCATCGAGGGTGTGTGCGACGGCTGGGGGCGGTTCGACCGTCGTCAGCGTCTCCCGCCACGCGCCGAGCGTCTGGTGCACCGCGCGCAGTTCGTCGAACCGCACCGCCGCCAGCGGACCGGCGCCGTCGTCGCGGGAATGGCCCAGGGCCAGATCGGCGGCCGGCTCCCGCGCCGCCGCGAGCCTCACCACGTCGAACCAGTTCGCGGCTGTGACGAGGAGCGCGTGCGTGACCGACACCGGACGCGATTTTACGCTCTCGAACGTCGCGCCCCGATGCGGAAGTCGGACCCGCGGGCGGCCTCAGGGCAGCGGTGCGCCTGGGCGTGAACGGCACGGGGCTGGCCCGGTGTGTCGGCCCGAAGGGGAAACGACATCGGGCGCGGAAGGCGGGCCCGGACGAAACCGGTGCCGGGCCAGGAAGTCGCATTCCTGCAACGAGTACATTCGTAGTCCTTTCCTGGCCCGAAAAAAGACCATGCCGGGCCAGACAATTGCCGCGGGTCTTTGCTCCGAAATTACTTGGAATCAACGAGATACCGCGATACGCTAGCGCCCGCACAATGAGGTTCTTCGCCTTTCGTCGCTATCACACGCGACAGCGAAACGACATGGACCACACCTGTCGGCAGAACCAACCCATCCGCTGGATCGCCCGCACGTTCGGCGCTCTGTTCCTGGTGTGCGCGCTTCAGGCTCCTGCGATCGCTCAAGGGATCGTCGTGTCGTGGGCGAACGAGCGGCTGTCCGTGACGGCGACAAACGCGCCGCTGGCCGACGTGCTGCGTGAGGTCGCCCTGCGGACGGGGTCGAAGATCGTGGGCCTGGAGCAGGCCACCGAGCGCGTGACGATCGACGTGCGCGATGCCACGCTGTCCCGCGTGCTGCACGAGCTTCTGTCGGACGTGGACGTGAACTACGTGTACCGCGCGCGGCCCGCGACCCGCACCGGTGTGGCGATGTGGCTGGCCGGCGCCACGGCTCCGCGGGCGTCGGCGTGCCCCGCCGGCGGTTGCAGCGGTTCGGGCGTCATCGCGGTGGACGGTGCGGCCGCGCCGTTGACCACGTCGTGGACCACGGACCCCGGTCCCGTCGACAACGTCGCGCGCCTGACCGCGGAAGGCGCCTTCGGTGCCGGCGCCACGCAGGCATCGCTCATCGGGCTCACGAAGGACCCGGACTTCAACGTGCGGATCATGGCGATCCAGACGCTGGCGCTCCAGATGACCCCCGAGGGCGTCGCCGCGATCCGCGACGCACTGAACGACGAGCATCCGTTCGTGCGGGGCGAGGCCCTCGGGCTGCTGGCCGACGCCGGGTCGGGCCCCGCGGCCACGGCCCTGGTCGGCGAACTGATCGAGCACCCGAACCCCGAGGTGCGCGAGACGGCCGCCATCGTCCTGGGCGAGCGGGAAGGGGAGGAGGCGCGCTTCCTGCTGGAGCGCGCGCTGGGTGACGAGGACGGCGCGGTGCGAGGCCTCGCGGCGCAGTCCCTGAAGCAGAAGCAGCTGAGCGAGAGGCCAAAACGGTAGGTGGTTTTTCGGAGGTGTGGAATGAGACAGACGAGGCAGTCACGACCCTGGCGCATCGCTGCCGTCCTCGGCGGCGTGGCGTTCGCGGGGTATCTGATCTTCGGTTCGTTCGGCCAGTCACAGAGCACGGTGAACCTCGGCACGGCCAAGATCACCGCACAGCCGACGGGCCAGATCCAGGCCATGACCGGCGTCGCGCAGCCCGGCCCGGGCGGCGGTGAGACGACCCATGCCGCTGGCACGCCGAAGGCCATGTCGGCGGCCAAGCAGGCCGCCCGCCAGGCACACGAGGAGGCTCGCGAGCGCGCCTTCATGGCCCGAGCGGCGGCGCTTCCGGCGTCCGACCCGCGCGTCCCCGCCACGCCGGCGCCGCGCCTGTCCGCCCTGAACCCCAAGATGGCCGGTAACCTCATCGGTGCGGCCGCGGCGCCTCCCGGCGCCAACGGCTCGATGAACGTGTTCCGCGTCACCGAGATCGATCCGCCGGCCGGCTTCGCGTCGAGCGTCGGCGAGCCCGCGGCCGCCCAGAACGGCAAGCACGTGTTCGAGACCTGGAACTGGTTCGCGGCCCGCTCGGCCAACGGCGGCGCCACGTTCACCCTGGTCGATCCCGAAACCTACTCCCCGGCGATGCCGGACTTCTGCTGCGACCAGGACGTGATCTACGACAAGGGCGGCGACACGTTCATCTGGGAGCGCATGGGCATCGGCGACGTGGGCACGGCCACCAACCACTTCAACCGCGTGCTGCTGAACATCAGCCCGGACGCGTTCATCACCAACTCCTGCTCCTACACCGTCACGCCTGGGTTCTGGGGCCTGACCAACGCGTTCCTGGACTACCCGCGCGTGTCGGTGAGCGACAAGTGGTTCTACATGAGCTTCAACGTCTTCTCGTTCAACGGCACGAGCATCGGCGGCTACCTGACGCACGCCCTCGTCCGCCTGGACCTGGATTCGATGGGCAACTGCGCGGGCGCGACCTTCAACACCTGGCAGTTCCCGGACGGCTGGAGCCCGGCCATGGTGGAGAACGCGAAGGAGATCATGTACATCGGCGACCAGATCGTCACCAGCACGGGCCTCAACAACGTGTTCCGCGTGTCCTGGATCTTCGACGACTCCACCACTCTGAACTTCGTCGACCGGACGATTGCGTCCTACCAGTTCACGAGCGGCAACGCGGTGTGCCCGGTGCCCGGCGGCGCGAATCCCTGCGCGCGCGCTGACCAGCGCGTCGTTGGCGCCGCGGTCGTCCACAACACGCCGCTGCCTGGTGCGCTCGGCGGTGCCGGCGACAAGGTGGACTTCTTCTGGAACGTGGCGCAGGGCAACGGCTTCGCGGTGCCTTACACGGATTCCGCGACGTTCCAGGGGCAGACCATCGCATACACCACCCGCAAGTTGCTCGCGTACAACCCCGACACGCTGTTCTACACGGCGGTCGGCGCGAACGACCGGCAGCACAGCATGATCACGGCGTTCTGGTTCAACCCGGGCCAGGCGGTGCGCATGATCTTCGGCATCGACGACGACTTCAACGGCAACGCGAACGCCGGCTGGGAAGTGTGGCAGACCGGCGCGACGACCAGCACCGGCAACTGGACGGCGAACAACTCGGGCGACTACCTGCGCGTGCGGCAACACTCGCCGGTGGGCACGGGCTGGATCTTCACCGGCCTGAACCGCAACGCCGCCGCGGCGGAGTACCGCCCGACCTACTCGGTGTGGGGCCGCGGCCGGGACCTGGACGGCTTCAACCGCTTCGACCAGCAGTAGTCGGAGACATTGCCGGCCGCTCATGAGCGACGGCCGGTGCGAT encodes the following:
- a CDS encoding HEAT repeat domain-containing protein, which gives rise to MDHTCRQNQPIRWIARTFGALFLVCALQAPAIAQGIVVSWANERLSVTATNAPLADVLREVALRTGSKIVGLEQATERVTIDVRDATLSRVLHELLSDVDVNYVYRARPATRTGVAMWLAGATAPRASACPAGGCSGSGVIAVDGAAAPLTTSWTTDPGPVDNVARLTAEGAFGAGATQASLIGLTKDPDFNVRIMAIQTLALQMTPEGVAAIRDALNDEHPFVRGEALGLLADAGSGPAATALVGELIEHPNPEVRETAAIVLGEREGEEARFLLERALGDEDGAVRGLAAQSLKQKQLSERPKR